Proteins encoded together in one Chitinophaga lutea window:
- a CDS encoding RNA polymerase sigma factor, giving the protein MEHIELAEDIAGETFLAALETWPYKGIPENPAAWLYTVAKNKAANHYSRLQTFRAKITPALQQASSGGEIDIDLSDRNITDSQLQMIFAICHPAIPPEAQIGLALRILCGFGIDEIANALLTNKETVNKRLYRAREKLRQEKVEITFPAPGEVNRRLETVLTTLYLLFNEGYYSESQGAVLREELCLEAMRLTYLLAGNESTNLPPVNALLSLMCFHASRFPARKNDHGEIVLYHDQDENLWNLELIGKGAYYLHRASGGDQLSKYHIEATIAYWHTVKEDSAEKWENILQLYNRLLTIAYSPIAALNRTFALSKTKGKPAAIAEAEKLALTDNHYYHTLLGELYTGIDNGKARIHLEAASQLAKTEADKSTIRRMLEGL; this is encoded by the coding sequence ATGGAACACATCGAGCTGGCGGAAGACATCGCCGGCGAAACCTTCCTGGCCGCACTCGAAACCTGGCCCTACAAAGGCATTCCGGAGAACCCCGCAGCCTGGTTGTATACGGTGGCCAAAAACAAAGCCGCCAATCACTACTCCCGCCTGCAAACCTTTCGTGCAAAAATCACCCCTGCCCTGCAGCAGGCATCTTCGGGTGGGGAAATCGATATCGACCTGTCTGACCGGAACATCACAGACAGCCAGTTACAAATGATATTCGCCATCTGCCACCCGGCCATTCCACCGGAAGCGCAGATCGGGCTGGCATTGCGTATCCTCTGCGGTTTCGGGATTGATGAAATCGCCAACGCCCTGCTTACGAACAAAGAAACCGTCAACAAACGATTGTACCGGGCGCGGGAAAAACTGCGGCAGGAAAAAGTGGAGATCACTTTCCCTGCTCCGGGCGAAGTGAACAGGCGCCTCGAAACGGTGCTTACCACCCTCTACCTGCTTTTCAACGAAGGGTACTACTCCGAAAGCCAGGGTGCCGTACTGCGTGAAGAGCTTTGCCTCGAAGCCATGCGCCTCACTTACCTGCTGGCCGGCAATGAAAGCACAAACCTTCCACCCGTCAACGCACTACTATCGCTCATGTGTTTTCACGCATCCCGTTTCCCTGCCAGGAAAAACGATCATGGAGAAATCGTATTGTATCACGATCAGGATGAAAACCTATGGAACTTGGAACTGATCGGCAAAGGAGCATATTATCTGCACAGGGCTTCCGGTGGCGATCAGTTATCAAAGTACCATATCGAAGCTACCATCGCATACTGGCACACCGTAAAAGAAGATTCGGCGGAGAAATGGGAAAACATCCTGCAGCTCTATAACCGCCTCCTGACCATTGCCTATTCTCCCATCGCTGCACTGAACCGAACGTTCGCACTGTCCAAAACGAAAGGAAAACCGGCCGCTATCGCCGAGGCGGAAAAACTGGCCTTAACGGACAATCACTATTATCACACGCTGCTGGGCGAACTCTACACCGGTATCGATAACGGGAAAGCACGTATTCACCTGGAAGCGGCTTCACAGCTGGCAAAAACGGAAGCCGACAAAAGTACGATCCGGCGTATGCTGGAGGGGCTTTAA
- a CDS encoding VOC family protein, whose product MATTNTLRGFATVTFFAADHEGARKWYSELFGIPPYFDKPGYIEFRVGDYQHEIGIIDAKYAPKGAQPGPGGAMIYWHTDDLKGTLQKLLTMGATEFEPVTERGEGFITASVLDPFGNILGIMYNPHYVAVVAAKK is encoded by the coding sequence ATGGCAACTACAAACACATTACGCGGATTCGCCACGGTAACTTTCTTTGCGGCAGACCATGAAGGAGCTAGAAAATGGTATTCAGAGCTGTTCGGCATACCCCCTTATTTTGATAAACCGGGTTATATTGAGTTCCGGGTGGGCGATTATCAGCACGAAATAGGCATTATCGACGCGAAATATGCCCCTAAAGGCGCTCAGCCGGGCCCAGGCGGCGCGATGATCTACTGGCATACGGATGATCTCAAAGGCACGCTGCAGAAATTGCTGACGATGGGCGCCACGGAATTCGAGCCCGTCACCGAACGCGGCGAAGGTTTCATCACCGCATCGGTGCTCGACCCTTTCGGCAATATCCTGGGCATCATGTACAACCCGCATTACGTGGCGGTTGTGGCGGCAAAGAAATAG
- a CDS encoding toxin-antitoxin system YwqK family antitoxin, protein MFRKIHFVLVPLIAASLQLQAQAVVPKNKVLYVVDSVPVGTGHDLRRELPYEELKSEAIASVNILKYPETLQHAKYRPYDSVLFIITKAYAARPAELKAIPSTDQLTRKGNIYFYKGKPYSGKVLDYHYDGSIYHEGTLENGKYTGVHLYHDPEGLRRHSYTYDKDGAEHNTGTDTNGNMTSRVVRTDERLLLFELYYPNGQLKHRTKRVKNKEIQTSYYSSGLLSDSLVRHLKTNKTYYDPQRQLLRKLAEQKDYLKLRELFPSDPATYMYISAHKRQDGQFDEALRYMDTCIALEPLEPMYNYERAMLRLRKFAYAADKVTFKWDYELSRYLDKKPELHIPEADKQKIMADLKLFEPMKYTNRDFVKVYRYVAEKF, encoded by the coding sequence ATGTTCCGCAAAATCCATTTTGTCCTCGTACCACTCATTGCCGCCTCGTTGCAGCTGCAGGCACAGGCCGTAGTGCCGAAAAACAAAGTACTCTACGTAGTAGACTCCGTTCCTGTGGGCACAGGCCATGATCTGCGCCGGGAGTTGCCATACGAGGAACTGAAAAGTGAAGCCATCGCGTCCGTCAACATCCTGAAGTACCCGGAAACGTTACAGCATGCTAAATACCGGCCGTACGACAGTGTGCTGTTCATTATCACCAAAGCATACGCCGCACGGCCCGCCGAACTGAAAGCCATCCCCTCCACCGACCAGCTCACCCGCAAAGGCAATATTTATTTTTACAAAGGAAAGCCATACAGCGGCAAGGTGCTCGACTACCACTACGACGGCAGTATTTACCATGAAGGGACGCTGGAAAACGGGAAGTATACGGGCGTTCATCTCTATCACGATCCCGAAGGCCTGCGCCGGCATAGCTACACGTACGACAAGGACGGCGCCGAGCACAACACCGGTACAGACACCAACGGCAACATGACCAGCCGGGTAGTGCGCACCGATGAAAGGCTGCTCCTTTTTGAACTGTACTATCCCAACGGGCAACTGAAGCACCGGACGAAACGCGTAAAAAACAAGGAGATCCAGACTTCCTATTATTCTTCGGGCCTGTTATCGGACTCACTCGTCCGCCACCTCAAAACGAACAAAACGTACTACGATCCGCAAAGGCAGTTGCTCCGCAAACTGGCGGAGCAAAAAGATTATCTGAAACTGCGGGAATTGTTCCCGTCGGATCCGGCTACCTATATGTACATCTCCGCTCATAAACGGCAGGATGGACAATTCGATGAAGCATTGCGCTACATGGATACCTGCATCGCCCTCGAACCGCTGGAACCAATGTATAACTACGAAAGAGCGATGCTCCGCCTGCGGAAATTCGCGTACGCGGCCGACAAGGTAACTTTCAAATGGGACTACGAATTGAGCCGGTACCTCGATAAAAAACCGGAGCTCCACATTCCCGAAGCAGACAAACAAAAGATCATGGCCGATCTTAAACTGTTCGAGCCCATGAAGTATACGAACAGGGATTTTGTGAAAGTGTACCGGTATGTTGCGGAGAAGTTCTAG
- a CDS encoding alpha/beta hydrolase, with translation MKQLLLFALICFVLPLSGQDSLTYSRQNNLPYRSGPQTDYMKERCVLDVYYPAKKKGLPVIVWFHGGGITGGSKSIPAELQQQQVIVMAANYRLSPKVSCPAYIEDAAAAVAWAFRHASEYGGDTSRIYVAGHSAGGYLAAMVGLDKQWLARHNIDANRIAGLFPFSAQAITHFTIRKERGMAETQPLIDAFAPLYHVRADAPPMVLFTGDREMEMLGRYEENAYWARMMKLTGHKKTQLFELDGYGHGDMPKPSFYLMLKEIRGGK, from the coding sequence ATGAAACAGTTGCTTCTTTTCGCCCTGATCTGCTTTGTATTGCCCCTATCCGGCCAGGATAGCCTTACGTATTCCCGGCAAAACAACCTGCCGTATCGCAGCGGCCCGCAAACGGATTATATGAAAGAGCGCTGTGTGCTGGATGTGTATTACCCTGCCAAAAAGAAGGGGCTGCCCGTGATCGTATGGTTTCATGGCGGGGGCATTACCGGCGGCAGCAAAAGCATCCCGGCCGAGTTGCAACAGCAGCAGGTGATTGTAATGGCTGCCAACTACCGGCTCAGCCCGAAGGTGAGTTGTCCTGCTTATATCGAAGACGCCGCTGCTGCGGTGGCATGGGCATTCCGGCATGCCTCGGAATATGGCGGTGATACTTCCCGGATTTATGTGGCCGGCCACTCCGCCGGCGGTTATCTCGCTGCCATGGTGGGGCTCGACAAACAGTGGCTCGCCCGGCACAATATAGACGCTAACCGCATTGCCGGCCTGTTCCCCTTCAGTGCCCAGGCCATCACCCATTTTACCATCCGCAAAGAAAGAGGCATGGCCGAAACGCAGCCGCTGATCGATGCATTTGCACCGCTGTACCATGTACGGGCGGATGCGCCGCCCATGGTGCTTTTTACAGGCGACCGGGAAATGGAGATGCTGGGGCGGTATGAAGAAAATGCTTACTGGGCGAGGATGATGAAACTCACCGGGCACAAAAAAACACAGCTGTTCGAACTGGACGGTTACGGCCACGGGGATATGCCGAAACCTTCGTTTTACCTGATGCTGAAGGAGATCAGGGGAGGGAAGTAG
- a CDS encoding DUF7133 domain-containing protein, with the protein MSTFTAKRRSLVLLSLPFAALLHGCGRQTATDLRIREFDSAFTTRFADSVEAALKPELAQGLSLSLWGIDSLVISPIAIDISDRGDLYYTTTNRQKHSEFDIRGHRDWEIPSISLQTVEDRRAFLHKELSPENSHRNKWLEDLNGDSSHDWRDLTIEKENVFRLTDINNDGIADRSQLVVDDFNDEVTDVAGGVLSEGDDLYVAVAPDLWRMKDKNNDGIADEKTSISHGYGIHIGFSGHGMSGVEMGPDGRIYWQIGDIGFNGTGPDGRKWEHPNSGVIARSNPDGSDFEIFAYGIRNTHEFVFDEYANLISEDNDGDHPGEKERLVYIVNGSDAGWRSNWQYGKYRDPLNNGYKVWMDEKMYLPRFEGQAAYITPCISNFVSGPAGMVYNPGTALSPKYHKTFFIAEFVGNPSGSGIHAFKLKPKGATFELGEHEKILGGVLPTGLDFGPDGALYLADWIDGWDTHHYGRIWKLDDTNAAAMAVRKEVKKLLAADFSGYETGALAGLLKNADMRVRLKAQFELVKRKKKGAEVFEAALQQRSHQLSRVHAIWGLSQLARQDKKYAAALMPVLRDSDAEIRAQAAKWLGDVRYAEAGAALVPLLKDTASRVRFFAAEALGRIRHEAAVQPIIDLLAANNDEDAYLRHAGSLALARIGKADPVLAQAAHPSRAVRLAAVVALRRMSHPGIARFLSDTSELVVTEAARAINDDLSIPAALPALAGLLNTTRFRGEPLMRRVISACLRVGAENGTLPELIRYALNENAPAAMRAEAIDVISVWPQPSVLDRVDGRLRGPAEKKNSKAAELSATALTGLLQHKALPVKLSAAGAIDRLHIKSAAPALLAAVKGDKEALMRVVALKALVTLQDERLEPAIRHALTDKEKKVRVAGLDLLEKMNIPQPVMVSLLTSVIDTKTLEEQQAAVLTLGRLPLEHSQPSIEALLAKMESGRLPAGVILELGEAIDSTGSQALKTRYATISSGLSPDAQLAAYAGSLEGGDPQRGRQIFYRNQSAQCMKCHAYDDRGGNAGPRLNGVAGRISRSQILEALIDPGKRLAPGFGMVTLELKDGQKLTGVLQGENKTGLSIKAGLDPVQTIPLARITKKTYAPSSMPDMKTILSKKEIRDVVSFLAEAKEDN; encoded by the coding sequence ATGTCCACGTTCACAGCTAAGCGCAGGAGCCTTGTCCTGCTGTCATTACCTTTTGCCGCCCTTTTGCATGGCTGCGGCCGGCAAACCGCCACCGATCTGCGTATCCGCGAATTCGATTCCGCTTTCACCACCCGTTTTGCCGATTCGGTGGAGGCCGCCCTCAAACCGGAACTGGCCCAGGGCCTCAGCCTCTCGCTATGGGGCATCGATTCACTGGTCATCTCTCCCATCGCCATCGACATCAGCGACCGGGGCGACCTCTATTACACCACCACCAACCGGCAGAAACATTCGGAGTTCGATATCCGCGGGCACCGCGACTGGGAAATCCCCTCCATCAGCCTGCAAACGGTGGAAGACCGGCGCGCTTTCCTGCACAAGGAACTGTCGCCCGAAAACAGCCACCGCAACAAATGGCTCGAAGACCTGAACGGCGACAGTTCGCACGACTGGCGCGACCTGACCATCGAAAAAGAAAATGTGTTCCGCCTCACCGACATCAACAACGACGGCATCGCAGACCGCTCCCAGCTGGTAGTGGATGATTTTAACGATGAAGTGACCGACGTGGCCGGCGGTGTGCTCAGCGAGGGCGACGACCTTTATGTGGCTGTGGCACCGGATTTATGGCGGATGAAAGATAAAAACAACGACGGCATCGCCGATGAAAAAACGTCCATCTCCCATGGTTACGGCATTCATATCGGCTTCAGCGGGCATGGTATGTCCGGTGTGGAAATGGGGCCAGACGGCCGCATCTACTGGCAGATCGGCGACATCGGTTTTAACGGCACCGGGCCCGACGGCCGGAAATGGGAACACCCCAACAGCGGCGTTATTGCACGTTCCAACCCGGACGGCAGCGACTTCGAGATATTCGCTTACGGCATCCGCAACACCCATGAATTTGTATTCGACGAATACGCCAACCTCATCAGTGAAGACAACGACGGCGACCATCCCGGCGAGAAGGAACGCCTGGTGTATATCGTCAACGGTTCGGACGCTGGATGGCGCAGCAACTGGCAATACGGCAAATACCGCGACCCGCTCAACAACGGCTATAAAGTCTGGATGGACGAAAAAATGTACCTGCCGCGCTTCGAGGGGCAGGCGGCTTATATCACACCTTGCATCAGCAACTTCGTGAGCGGCCCGGCTGGCATGGTGTACAACCCCGGCACCGCGCTCAGCCCGAAATACCATAAAACGTTCTTCATTGCCGAGTTCGTCGGCAACCCTTCCGGCTCCGGCATCCATGCTTTCAAACTCAAACCCAAAGGCGCCACCTTCGAGCTGGGCGAACACGAAAAAATTCTTGGCGGCGTACTGCCCACCGGGCTTGATTTCGGTCCCGATGGAGCGCTGTACCTGGCCGACTGGATAGACGGGTGGGACACTCATCACTACGGCCGCATCTGGAAGCTGGACGATACCAACGCCGCGGCCATGGCGGTACGGAAGGAAGTGAAAAAACTCCTCGCCGCCGACTTCTCCGGGTATGAAACCGGTGCCCTGGCCGGCCTGCTGAAGAATGCCGACATGCGGGTGCGGTTGAAGGCGCAGTTCGAACTGGTCAAACGCAAAAAGAAAGGCGCCGAAGTATTCGAAGCCGCGCTGCAGCAGCGCAGCCATCAGCTGTCGAGGGTGCATGCCATCTGGGGGCTCAGCCAGCTGGCCCGGCAGGATAAAAAATATGCCGCTGCGCTGATGCCGGTGTTACGGGACAGCGATGCCGAGATCAGGGCGCAGGCCGCCAAATGGCTGGGCGACGTGCGGTATGCCGAGGCAGGCGCCGCCCTGGTTCCCTTGTTGAAAGACACTGCGAGCAGGGTCCGCTTTTTTGCGGCGGAAGCCCTGGGCAGGATAAGGCACGAAGCCGCCGTGCAGCCCATCATCGATTTGCTCGCCGCCAATAACGACGAAGACGCTTACCTGCGCCATGCCGGCAGCCTCGCTCTGGCGCGCATCGGCAAGGCCGATCCGGTGCTGGCGCAAGCCGCTCATCCCTCCCGTGCCGTGCGGCTCGCGGCGGTGGTGGCGCTCCGCCGGATGTCGCACCCCGGCATTGCCCGTTTCCTCAGCGACACCAGCGAGCTGGTAGTGACCGAAGCGGCCCGGGCCATTAACGACGACTTATCTATTCCCGCCGCATTGCCTGCGCTGGCAGGTTTATTGAATACCACCCGTTTCAGGGGCGAGCCGTTGATGCGGCGCGTGATCAGCGCCTGCCTGCGCGTGGGCGCGGAAAACGGTACACTACCGGAGCTTATCCGCTATGCCCTTAACGAAAACGCCCCTGCCGCCATGCGCGCCGAGGCCATCGACGTCATCAGCGTATGGCCCCAACCTTCCGTGCTCGACCGGGTAGACGGGCGGCTGAGAGGCCCCGCGGAGAAGAAAAACTCCAAAGCCGCCGAACTTTCCGCTACCGCGCTTACCGGCCTGTTGCAACACAAAGCACTGCCTGTGAAGCTAAGTGCCGCCGGAGCCATCGACCGGCTGCATATCAAATCCGCCGCACCCGCATTGCTGGCCGCGGTGAAGGGCGACAAAGAAGCCCTCATGCGCGTGGTGGCGCTCAAAGCGCTGGTAACGCTGCAGGACGAAAGGCTGGAACCTGCCATCCGGCATGCGCTCACCGATAAAGAAAAGAAAGTGCGTGTGGCCGGCCTCGACCTGCTGGAAAAAATGAACATCCCCCAACCTGTGATGGTCAGTTTGCTCACCAGTGTGATCGATACCAAAACGCTCGAAGAGCAACAGGCCGCCGTACTGACGCTGGGCAGGCTCCCGCTGGAGCATTCGCAGCCCAGCATCGAAGCCCTGCTGGCTAAAATGGAGAGCGGCCGCCTGCCTGCAGGGGTGATACTCGAATTGGGCGAGGCTATCGACAGCACGGGTTCGCAGGCACTCAAAACACGTTACGCCACCATCAGCAGCGGGTTGTCGCCGGACGCGCAACTGGCCGCCTATGCCGGCAGCCTCGAGGGTGGCGACCCGCAGCGGGGCCGGCAGATCTTTTACCGCAACCAGAGCGCCCAGTGCATGAAATGTCATGCGTACGACGACCGGGGCGGCAATGCCGGGCCGCGCCTCAACGGCGTTGCCGGCCGCATCAGCCGCAGCCAGATACTCGAAGCGCTCATCGACCCGGGCAAACGCCTGGCGCCGGGCTTCGGCATGGTAACGCTGGAACTGAAAGACGGGCAAAAACTCACCGGGGTGCTGCAGGGCGAAAACAAAACCGGCCTCAGCATCAAAGCGGGCCTCGACCCGGTGCAGACCATCCCGCTGGCCCGGATAACGAAAAAAACCTACGCACCGTCGAGCATGCCCGACATGAAAACCATACTGTCCAAGAAAGAAATCAGGGATGTGGTAAGTTTTCTGGCAGAAGCAAAAGAAGACAATTAA
- a CDS encoding RNA polymerase sigma factor yields MSVQKVHIAPGLLQAVAGGDEKAFSELFHLFRNKVYAIAFKVTASEAMAEEVLLDVFLKVWLKREQLPQIEHFTAWLFTVTRNHIFNLLKQAALQMHPAPLAEQEDYALTYSDNPAAILQEKEYRKVLQQAVDRLPPQQKKVYRLIKEHGLKREEAAVELNLSPETVKRHLSDAMQFIRVYCVSHLGASAALVIVKAIL; encoded by the coding sequence ATGTCTGTGCAGAAAGTACATATTGCGCCCGGCCTGTTGCAAGCCGTTGCTGGAGGGGATGAAAAGGCCTTCAGTGAACTGTTTCACCTGTTCCGGAACAAAGTGTATGCGATCGCTTTCAAAGTAACCGCTTCCGAGGCCATGGCCGAAGAAGTACTGCTCGACGTGTTCCTGAAGGTATGGCTGAAAAGGGAGCAACTGCCGCAGATCGAACATTTCACCGCCTGGCTCTTCACCGTTACCCGCAACCACATCTTCAACCTGCTGAAGCAGGCTGCCCTGCAGATGCACCCCGCCCCGCTGGCGGAGCAGGAAGATTATGCGCTGACGTATTCAGACAACCCGGCCGCGATACTCCAGGAAAAAGAATACCGTAAAGTACTGCAGCAGGCGGTGGACCGGCTGCCGCCCCAGCAGAAAAAAGTGTACCGCCTCATCAAGGAACACGGCCTCAAACGCGAGGAAGCAGCCGTGGAGCTGAACCTTTCCCCCGAAACCGTGAAACGCCACCTCTCCGATGCCATGCAGTTCATCCGCGTGTACTGCGTATCGCACCTGGGCGCCTCCGCCGCCCTCGTCATTGTTAAGGCAATATTATGA
- a CDS encoding FecR family protein, translating into MSRLDTLFRKFMQGSCTQQEKQELFALIAKPEHDAALHRLLDEVIADTDEEKEVDAARAQEILSIILKAGAPPRKRPALLRTLGKVAAAAAVLGLAFATFHYFNAAPPAAQPQRSAIVQDIPAAVSGAVLTLGDGRKVPLDSLGQGIIAQQGGATVTLAKGALAYNDHDAAEVTYNTLNTPRGRVFRVVLPDGSTVWLNAASTLRYPTSFNQHDRTVELSGEAYFDIQPQAGKPFKVKVGSHTEVLVLGTGFNVSAYQNDALVATTLLHGKVSVNRQLLQPGEQAQLANGSPTLKIMKADTSQVMAWKNGMFNFDNADIREVMKQLERWYDIDVQYENGIPPLRFGGKIERGLSLQHITRILAISNVHCRLEGRKLIVTQ; encoded by the coding sequence ATGTCCAGGTTAGACACACTGTTCCGCAAATTCATGCAGGGTTCCTGTACGCAACAGGAAAAGCAGGAGCTCTTCGCGCTGATCGCGAAGCCGGAGCACGATGCGGCGCTGCACCGCCTGCTGGACGAAGTGATCGCCGATACGGACGAAGAGAAGGAAGTAGACGCCGCCAGGGCGCAGGAAATCCTGTCGATTATCCTCAAAGCCGGCGCACCACCCCGCAAACGCCCGGCCCTGCTCCGCACACTGGGCAAGGTAGCCGCTGCCGCTGCGGTGCTGGGACTGGCGTTCGCCACCTTCCATTATTTCAACGCGGCACCGCCTGCCGCACAGCCGCAGCGCAGCGCCATCGTACAGGACATTCCCGCTGCCGTCAGTGGCGCGGTGCTCACCCTTGGCGACGGCCGCAAAGTGCCGCTCGACAGTCTCGGCCAGGGCATCATTGCGCAGCAGGGCGGCGCCACCGTTACACTGGCGAAAGGCGCACTGGCGTATAACGATCACGATGCCGCTGAAGTCACCTACAACACGCTCAATACCCCGCGCGGCCGCGTATTCCGCGTGGTGCTGCCCGACGGCTCGACGGTGTGGCTCAACGCCGCCAGCACCCTGCGCTATCCAACCAGCTTCAACCAGCACGACAGAACAGTGGAACTGAGCGGCGAAGCTTACTTCGACATTCAGCCGCAGGCGGGCAAACCGTTTAAGGTAAAAGTCGGCAGCCATACCGAAGTACTGGTGCTCGGCACCGGCTTCAACGTATCCGCCTACCAGAACGATGCGCTTGTGGCCACTACCCTGCTGCACGGCAAGGTGAGCGTGAACAGGCAGCTGCTGCAGCCGGGTGAACAGGCGCAGCTGGCCAACGGCAGCCCTACGCTGAAAATCATGAAAGCAGATACCAGCCAGGTGATGGCGTGGAAAAACGGCATGTTCAACTTCGACAACGCCGACATCCGCGAGGTAATGAAACAACTGGAACGCTGGTACGATATAGATGTACAGTACGAAAACGGCATCCCGCCCCTGCGCTTCGGCGGAAAAATAGAACGCGGCCTCAGCCTGCAGCACATCACCAGGATACTGGCTATTTCAAACGTGCACTGCCGGCTCGAAGGGAGAAAACTGATCGTCACACAATAA